GCGTCTTTGGGTAGACCAATATCTTCGCTGACTACGTGCAGGGCGTGACTGACCTCATGGGCAGTATATCCCAAGGCGAAGAGGGTCATTTGCACCTCTTCGAGAATTCCTGGTGCTGGCCCGCCTGTAGCGACGAAGAACCCGGCTGATTTGCGCCACTCGACTAATTTGCTTTTCAGCTCCAAACAGATGCGCTCTGCGATTTTTTTACCAACACCTGGAGCCTGAATGAGGATTTGTGTATTGCCAGCGATAATTGCTTGGACTAAATCTGGTAGTTCCAGAGTGTCTAGGAGTGCGATCGCTAAGGCTGCACCAATCCCTGTGACAGTCAGCAAGTGGCGAAATAAATCGCGTTCGGCTGGGGAAGCAAAGCCATACAAGTAGGGCACTTCTTCCCGAATTTGGAAATGGGTAAAAATTTGCGCCACTCCTCCCGATTCTGGTAACTGGTTTGCTAGCCTTTGGGGAACTTGCAAATCGTACCCCAAGCCATTTACTTCCAGTGTCAGAATCACGCGATTAGCGCCAATTGTTTGGATACCAGCGACTATACCTTTTAAATAACTAATCATTACAAGAGACCAAAATAATTTAAGCCTTCGATAATTCCACCTGCACAAAAACATGAAGCCAGGTAGCGGTGTTCGGCGGGATGCTCATTGTGCCACTGGAGTAACTCTTTGCGGGCATTCCCGACAATGATTCCCCGTTCGTTGCCTACAGCAAATAAAGCAATATCATTACCTGAATCACCACAGACAACTGTTTGTTCTGCTGCAAATTTCCACTTTTGGCGTAAAAACTGCATTGCCTGACCTTTATCGCTGCTATGGGGTACAATGTCAAGGTCAATACCGCTACTGTAGATTAACTTTACATTTAATTTAGATTTCTGCAACTCTGCTTCAAGTTGTGGTAGAACATTCGCAGATGCTTCTTGTTCTAAAAAAAAGCTCACTTTGAAGGCACGCTGTTCTGAATCTGGTTGCCGAACTAACTCACGGTATTTTCGGGTAATAGATAATACAACTTCCCGTTCCCATCCCGGTGAGAGGATTTCTGACCAATCTGAGTCTGGAGTATCAGCACCATTGAGATAAATTTCCGTACCCACAGAAAGGACAAGGGCATCTGGTTGCAAAAGATTTTTTTGAGCTTGGAGTTCTTTGTAAAGTACAGGCGATCGCCCGGTAGAATAAACAATTTTAGTGCCGTATTCTTGGCGATGTCTCTTCAGCAGTTGATTGAGTTCTGGTAAAGCGCTGTCATCGCCCGTAGTCCGATATACGAGGGTGTCATCTAGGTCGGTTACAAAAAGAAATGGTTTCATAATTAGAACTCTTGCAAAATTTCGTTATTCTACCGCGTGAAGAGAATTTTGCAAGAAGTTTACTAAAAATAAAACAAGTTGAAACTCGCGTTTACTGATACACTAAAAATAATTTTTATATATTGCGATTGTGGCTGCGATCGCAATTGGGAATGCTACTCCAACTTACTAACGATAAATCCAAGTCTCTCGCTCTTGCCCCTGAATCGACTTTATAGTTCCAAACCTTTCCTCAAGTTTGCGTGGTAGAGTGTTTATGCCAAAAATGTAAACGCAAGATTCTTCTGGTTGAATTGTCAAAACACTAACTTTCGCTTCGTCATCTTGCAAACGCTCTATGAAAATAGATGCACAGATTTCAACATCTTCAGAAAGCTCATATACTTCCTTTGAAAAGAGGAACCTCTTCTCTAAACTGTTTGCAATTTGGTTAATAATGTTTTGTTCAGGCAACGAGTTTGTGAAACGATAGATGTATGTTCGACAGCACTTTCCATCTTCTAGCTGCTCTAATTGAGGGAGATCGATCAATCTTATATGACTTATATCATACTTCATTTCGTTTCACCTTTTCGTAGGTTGGGTTGGGGCTTTGCGAAACTCAATACCAAAAATACCTGCTTTTGTTCTTTAATCTAACTATTGTATAGACTCTAGATACTAGCCGATAATGATTAATATGGCTAACCAGAAAGCAGAAAGTTATTAAAAAAATAGGGAGTTAAATTTTTAATGCCTTCAGGTTTTCACAAGTCGAAAAATTGCTTTTCTATTGGTTGTATTTTCTTTATATTTATTGGATTTATAGCATTCTTTGAGCAATATAAAGTGACAAATTTTACCTGTGAAAGAGCAACTCAAATTAATTGTCAATTAACTTATTACAATGAGTGGAAGTCAAGTGTAAAAACCTACTCTGGAAAAGAGTTTATGGGGGTAAAAGTTAAAGGGCACTATAATGAACGCTACGATTACTATGTTACTCTTTTGACTAATTCCGGCAAAGTATCTGATGTTTTTATATATCCCTTCCAATCTGAAGCTCAAAAAATTGTACATAAAATTAATACTTTCATAAGTAATTCTCAAGAAACGTTTATTACTGTTACTCAAGACTATTCCAATAGTTTCAACTTAGCTGCCGCTATTTGCATTATATTTGGCGTATTCGGTTTAGGTCTTACCCTTTACTCATATAGGAATTATATCTGATTTACGAACATGATTTCAGATAAAATCTTAACCATCAACCTCTTTATGTTCTCTGCATCTCTGCGGTTAGTTAATCTTTGTATTTCCATAACCGCTAACCTGTAGTTTCTTATCAAGCGATAGCCTATATCAATGAAGCTAGCTGTAGAGATTTGGGCTAAAAACACAAAGGCATATTACATTGTGTTTCCGAACTGGGACAGGGAGCCACATTCATTAGACATCTTGCAAAAGTAACAAATGCCAAGATGTTGGGGTGTATGGTAAAGGTTACTGGGTTTGGGGAAATTCTATCCCTTTCCCTTTTACCCCTTACCCTTTACCACACTTCTGCAAGAAGTCTATTGTGATGATTCCGATTTGCCAATCTTGATCTGTGCGAGTGCCACCACAGCTTGAACTAACTCTTCTGGATCGAGGGGCTTGGTAACGTGCCGTTGATAGC
The Nostoc punctiforme PCC 73102 genome window above contains:
- the ruvA gene encoding Holliday junction branch migration protein RuvA, with product MISYLKGIVAGIQTIGANRVILTLEVNGLGYDLQVPQRLANQLPESGGVAQIFTHFQIREEVPYLYGFASPAERDLFRHLLTVTGIGAALAIALLDTLELPDLVQAIIAGNTQILIQAPGVGKKIAERICLELKSKLVEWRKSAGFFVATGGPAPGILEEVQMTLFALGYTAHEVSHALHVVSEDIGLPKDAYVEDWIKQAIAHLSSEQV
- a CDS encoding sucrose-phosphate phosphatase → MKPFLFVTDLDDTLVYRTTGDDSALPELNQLLKRHRQEYGTKIVYSTGRSPVLYKELQAQKNLLQPDALVLSVGTEIYLNGADTPDSDWSEILSPGWEREVVLSITRKYRELVRQPDSEQRAFKVSFFLEQEASANVLPQLEAELQKSKLNVKLIYSSGIDLDIVPHSSDKGQAMQFLRQKWKFAAEQTVVCGDSGNDIALFAVGNERGIIVGNARKELLQWHNEHPAEHRYLASCFCAGGIIEGLNYFGLL